The stretch of DNA CGGCCCGTAGACCGCGGCGTTGCGCGCGACCCTCGACGGCGATACGCAGTCGAAAGTGTCGGCGCCCGCCGCGACCGCGTCGAACAGATCGTCGGGCTCGCTGATGCCCAGCAGGTGGCGGGGCTTGTCCGCGGGCAGTTCACTGCTGACCCAGCCGACGATCGTCGCCAGGTTCTGCTTCTCCAGTGCGCCGCCGATGCCGTAGCCGTCGAACCCGCGCCCGTCCTCATCGACGATGGTCGTCAGTCCCCGGGTGGCCTGCCTGCGCAGGTCCTCGTACTGGGCGCCCTGCACCACGCCGAACAACGCCTGCGCCGGCTTTGACGGGTGCAGCGCAGTCAACCGGCGGTGCTCGACCAGACAGCGCACCGCCCAGTCGTGGGTGCGCTTCACCGACTCTTCCTGGTAGGCGCGGGTATTGACCAGCGTGGTCAGCTCGTCGAAGGCGAAGATGACGTCAGCGCCGAGCTTATGCTGAATGCCGATCGACACCTCGGGGGTGAAGCGGTGTGTGGACCCGTCGAGATGCGAGCGGAATGTGACTCCGTCGTCGTCGACATGGGCCAGCCGCTCCTTGCCCTCGGCGATGACGTCGTCGGCCTGCACCCGTTCGGTGTCCATCGCCAGCACCTTCTTGAAGCCGGCACCCAGCGACAACACCTGGAACCCGCCGCTATCGGTGAACGTCGGCCCGTGCCAGTTCATGAACGCGCCAAGGCCACCTGCCTCCTCGACGATGTCGGGGCCAGGCTGCAGATACAGGTGGTAGGCGTTGGCCAGAACCGCTTGCGCGCCAAGGTCTTTCATGGTTTCGGGCAGGACGGCCTTGACGGTGGCCTGGGTGCCGACGGCGATGAACGCCGGCGTATGGATGTCGCCGTGGGGAGTGCGGATGATGCCGGCGCGACCGAGTCGTCCGGGCAATTCGGCGTCAACGCTGAAGAACGACGCCGACGAGTCTCTCGGACGAGGAGTATTCGGCACGGTCACGTCGTAGATTTTGCACTGTGAGAATCGCGTGGGTAGCCGCCGCAGTGACGCTGGCCGTCGCCGGGTGTTCGTCGGGGCCGCCGGACTACAAGCCCGGGCCGGGCACGCTCGTCGCTGGCACCGCGCAGGTCACCGTCAACGGCCAGAATGTCGGCACCACCGAGGCGGTGCAATGCACGCCTGCGGGCTCGCTGACCACCATCACCACCGGCGATCAGGCGTCGGGAGTGACCGCGCTGATCTCCAACAAGGACGAGCTGGCCGCCGATGCCGTCAGCCTCAACAACGTCGGCGGCTTCACCGGTAGCTACAACAGAGGCCTCGGCGAGGATGCGAAGGTCACGATGACCGGCAGGACCTACGACATCACCGGGGCGGCCGTCGGCTTCGCCACCGCCAATCCCAGCTTCAGGACGACAGGCACGTTCGCGATCAAGGTCGCCTGCTAGCGCGCGAGGAATCGGACAATCGCCTCTGCGAGCTCCACGCCGGCGTCTTCCTGCAGGAAGTGCCCGGCGTTCGCGATGACGGGGTGGTCGATGCCCTGCGCGCCGCGCATCTGGCTCGAGAAGATGGGCGCCATCGCGCCGGTGATCGGGTCGCTGTCGCTGAATGCCACGAGCATTGGGGTTGTGCTGTCGCACAACGCTTTCCACGCAGCGCGGTTGGCCTCCGTCGCCGGGTCCTCCGGTGAGGTGGGCACGAGCCCCGGCATCGCCCGCGGGCCGACGCAATAGGAGTCGTCGGGGAACGGCGCACTGTAGGCCGCGCGGATTGCGCCGGTAAACGGGCGCGCGCAGCCGGCCTCGACCCAGCGGCCAACGTCTAGCTGGGATGCGCCCTGGATCGCCTTGCGGAAGTTCCACCACACCTCGGGCATTGGATGATCGCCCGTGGGCAGTCCTGTGTTGGCGACGACGATGCGCGCGAACCGATCCGGATTTTCCGCGGCGATCCGTAACCCGATCAGCCCACCCCAGTCCTGCCCGACGAGCGTGACGTGCTGCAGGTCGAGCACGTCGAACGCGACAGCGCGCATCCACTCGACATGCCGGGCATACGCGTGGTCCCCGATCCGGGTGGGCTTGTCGGACCTGCCGAAACCGACCAGGTCCGGACAAATGACCCGATAACCGGCGGCGGCCAAGACCGGCATCATCTTCCGATAGAGAAACGACCATGACGGCTCGCCGTGCAGCATCAGCACCGGATTACCTTCGGCGGGACCGACTTCCACCCATGCCACCCGCAATTGCCCGCCGTCGCCGTCGTCGACTTCGCAATACTTTGCGGGATAAGGGAATTCAGGCAGATTGGCAAAGCGTTCGTCCGGGGTGCGCAAAGTCTGCATGCGAACGAACCTACCGAATGTGCCTAGTGCGATGCCGCCGTACCCATCAAGCCCAGATAACGATCAGTCGGTGCGCAGGCAAATTTTTCGCCAAATCGCCATATCCGCCGTGAACGGGCCACCCATACTGGCCGGGATGATCCGCTGATCTTGTCGGATCACGACAACAAAAGGAGAACAGTCGTGAAGCGTGGGTTCGTGGTCGCCGTAGGCGGCGCGGCGATTGTCATTGCCGGTCTTTCCGGCTGTGGTTCGGGTGAGAAGAAGTCCGAGACAAGCGGCCAGACGTCCTCGGCGGCGTCAGCGCAAGGCAAGACCACCGTCACGATCGATGGACAGGATCAGAAGGTCCAGGGCACAGTCGTGTGCAGCTCAATGGGCGGAAACATGAACATCGCGATCGGCGACGCCGCGACAGGCATCGCGGCCGTGGTGAGCGATGACGGCAAGACCGTACAGTCGGTCGGTTTGGGCAACGTCAACGGTGTGACGCTCGGCTATCAGGCCGGTACCGGCCAGGGCGACGCGAAGGCCGAAAAAGACGGCAAGACGTGGAAGATTTCAGGCACCGCGACCGGCGTTGACATGGCCAACCCCATGCAACCGATGAACAAGCCGTTCGCGATTGAGGTTTCCTGCCCGTAGCCCCCCATTACGACATCGGCGGCGTCCGGAAAGGGCGCCGCCGTTGTCGTGAGAAGAATCAGGCAGGAAGCTTGTACCCGGCCGCCGACTGCCGCAGTTGCCAGATCTGCGCCGGGCAGAGCTCGTTGACGGCCTGATTGATCAGGTAGGCGCCCTGGTAGTAGTCGGAGGTGTTGAAGTCGGCCTTGACCTCCTCGACCAGTTGCGCGTAGCTCATCTTGGCGGCGACTCGGTCGCAGATGCTGTTGCCGTAGCCGATCGCGGCGTCGGCGTTGGGGAAGTTGTATCCGGGGCGCACATGCACGTTGACGAGGTAGGCCACCACGTCGGCGTTGGCGGGCGGGGCCATCGCGACGGTCGAGAACAGGCCCACGAACAGCGCGACAGCCAGCGACTTCATGAGTAGTGAGCCTAATGCGCACCCAGTGTGTGCGCAGGGACCTACGCTATGGCCCATGAAACTCATGGCTGCACTGGCGTTGGGTTGTGGATTCATCGTGGCACCGATGGTGACGGCGACAAGCGCGTCGGCGTATCCGGTGTCCTGTGACGGCACCGCCCCCGCATGCGTGCCGTACATCGAGCGGGGCGCCACCCTGGGTGACGCCTGCGTGCAGAACACCCGGTACAACCTGGCGCTCGACTCGTCGGGTGGCACGCTGGCATGCAGTGCCAAGGGCCAATGGATCGCGTCGCCGCCGCTGGTCGGTATTCGCACCGACCGCGCCGTGTGCGGCGAGGACAAGGGCGTAGCGCTGACAGCCGACGGCATCACGATGAGCTGCATCGGCGGCGCATGGTCACCCGACTACCGGGTGCCCTTCGCCTGAGCGGCTTCAAATCGCCGAAACTGCGGTCAGATCGCGATCTCGACGGAAGTTACGATCTGCCGGCAGTCTCGGCGAAGAGAAATGGCGGTGGCGGAGGGATTTGAACCCTATTCAGCTACCTGATCAGGGCGTCGATAGTGGCTCTAGCTGCGAAGAAACGTAACAGAGGTTCACTTCAGTTAACTGTAACTGTGGCCAAATTGTGGCCACGGCGTGGCCACAAGCCGATCGCCGCGAAGGACGGATGCTCCCCGCACCATCCTCACCACAGGTCCGGCCGCCAGCAAACCCAACGCGAGATCGGACAGGAGTTGCGGTGGCATAGGTCCTCGCGCTTCGGCCACCGGTCGGTTTGCGAGGAATGCGGGTCCGGGAGGTCCCGCTGCGCCTGCGTTGCCTCGCCGCGCTCATCGCGCCTCGTTTAGCCATTTCTCTACATCCGCACGGCGGTACATCACATGCCTGCCAAGCTTGAACGACGCAGGGCCGCGCTCTCCCAGGGCGCGCCAGTAGCGCAACGTGCTCGTCTTGATCCGCGTCATCTCGGCTACGTCGGCGACGGTGAGAAGTTCGCTATCCTGTCGCCCTGCGGATCCCGTCGGGGCCGGACCCGGCGGTCTCTTCTGCCGGTGTGCGAGAAGGCTTTCGGCGATGGATAGCAGTGCGTAAGTGCTCGCAAGCTTCCAGGGTGATGCGCGGGCTGGCTCGATCCGGCCTGCAGCCTCTACCGCCTTCTCATACCAGCCGGTCGTTCTCGATGTCGATTCTGACGGTGCATTCCTGTTACTGCGCAAGGGTTCTGTCCGTCCGTCGACTCCTGCGAGCCACTGCTCTAGGTCCTTTCGCCGGTACAGCGTCCGGGTGCCTGCCTTGATCGTCTTCGGTCCCTGATCGGTTTGACGCCAATAGCTCAGGGTGTGCACTGACAGCCCCGTCAGCTGTGCCACTTCAGCAGGCGTCAGGTTGTCCTTGCCCAGCGGAACGCGGGCGTCGGCGCCCTCAACAAACTTTGGGCAATCGCACTCGGGGGCCGCGCAGGACGAGCCGCCGGGGCGTCCTCCCCCACCGCCGTGGTGAACGCTGGCGAAGTGCCCGCACTTGCCGCAACGGGCCATCGCTCTGATCGAGCCGGGGCTGTCGCCCACTACCTCCGGCACTTCCGCGTTGTTGCCACGGCTTCATTCTCCGCTCGGAGCAGTCAGCTGGCCACCGCAAGCTCCCGCTGTCGGTTCTCGGCCGCCGCCTGCACGATCCGCTGCGCAGTCCTGTAATTGATCCCAGATCCCTTGGCGGCAGCGTTGATCGACGCGCCGTTGCGTCGTGCCGCAAGAACCGCGATCACAGTCTCGACAGCTTGTGTGGTCACACCGGATGCAATCAGCTCCGACGCAAGGTTTGCATCAACCTGTGCACGTTCTGCATCGGCCTCTGTCACTTCGACTTGCGCTGAGTCCCCCATTGTCTGTGCCGGGTCAGGT from Mycobacterium sp. JS623 encodes:
- the tgt gene encoding tRNA guanosine(34) transglycosylase Tgt, producing MTVPNTPRPRDSSASFFSVDAELPGRLGRAGIIRTPHGDIHTPAFIAVGTQATVKAVLPETMKDLGAQAVLANAYHLYLQPGPDIVEEAGGLGAFMNWHGPTFTDSGGFQVLSLGAGFKKVLAMDTERVQADDVIAEGKERLAHVDDDGVTFRSHLDGSTHRFTPEVSIGIQHKLGADVIFAFDELTTLVNTRAYQEESVKRTHDWAVRCLVEHRRLTALHPSKPAQALFGVVQGAQYEDLRRQATRGLTTIVDEDGRGFDGYGIGGALEKQNLATIVGWVSSELPADKPRHLLGISEPDDLFDAVAAGADTFDCVSPSRVARNAAVYGPTGRFNITNSRYRRDFSPIDADCDCYTCAHYTRAYLNHLFKAKELLAKTLATIHNERFVIRLVDQIRAAIRTGEFDELRAHVLGQYYSTRAQ
- a CDS encoding lipoprotein LpqH, whose protein sequence is MRIAWVAAAVTLAVAGCSSGPPDYKPGPGTLVAGTAQVTVNGQNVGTTEAVQCTPAGSLTTITTGDQASGVTALISNKDELAADAVSLNNVGGFTGSYNRGLGEDAKVTMTGRTYDITGAAVGFATANPSFRTTGTFAIKVAC
- a CDS encoding haloalkane dehalogenase; translation: MQTLRTPDERFANLPEFPYPAKYCEVDDGDGGQLRVAWVEVGPAEGNPVLMLHGEPSWSFLYRKMMPVLAAAGYRVICPDLVGFGRSDKPTRIGDHAYARHVEWMRAVAFDVLDLQHVTLVGQDWGGLIGLRIAAENPDRFARIVVANTGLPTGDHPMPEVWWNFRKAIQGASQLDVGRWVEAGCARPFTGAIRAAYSAPFPDDSYCVGPRAMPGLVPTSPEDPATEANRAAWKALCDSTTPMLVAFSDSDPITGAMAPIFSSQMRGAQGIDHPVIANAGHFLQEDAGVELAEAIVRFLAR
- a CDS encoding lipoprotein LpqH, translated to MKRGFVVAVGGAAIVIAGLSGCGSGEKKSETSGQTSSAASAQGKTTVTIDGQDQKVQGTVVCSSMGGNMNIAIGDAATGIAAVVSDDGKTVQSVGLGNVNGVTLGYQAGTGQGDAKAEKDGKTWKISGTATGVDMANPMQPMNKPFAIEVSCP
- a CDS encoding DUF732 domain-containing protein; its protein translation is MKSLAVALFVGLFSTVAMAPPANADVVAYLVNVHVRPGYNFPNADAAIGYGNSICDRVAAKMSYAQLVEEVKADFNTSDYYQGAYLINQAVNELCPAQIWQLRQSAAGYKLPA
- a CDS encoding helix-turn-helix transcriptional regulator, encoding MPEVVGDSPGSIRAMARCGKCGHFASVHHGGGGGRPGGSSCAAPECDCPKFVEGADARVPLGKDNLTPAEVAQLTGLSVHTLSYWRQTDQGPKTIKAGTRTLYRRKDLEQWLAGVDGRTEPLRSNRNAPSESTSRTTGWYEKAVEAAGRIEPARASPWKLASTYALLSIAESLLAHRQKRPPGPAPTGSAGRQDSELLTVADVAEMTRIKTSTLRYWRALGERGPASFKLGRHVMYRRADVEKWLNEAR